One window of Acidobacteriaceae bacterium genomic DNA carries:
- a CDS encoding DUF5996 family protein — protein MGSASGVERGVEVWPALPYSEWADCCQTLQMWLQIVGKIRMRLTPHINHGWNVTLYPTARGLTTASMWCNARTVAIQFDFVTHELVISIDDGGQRKIPLRSMTVAAFYGEVMDAMKAVGTPVKIYTVPSEVQNPIPFDQDQTHKTYDRENVERYWHVLLQSTRVITAFRSKFIGKVSPVHLFWGAMDLACTRFSGRPAPPHPSMPGLPDRVTRDAYSHEVSSAGFWPGAPGVDAFFYSYAYPEPKGYREYKVMPAEARFDATFGEFILPYETMRRAPDPDRALMDFLESTYDAAANCGGWNRKALEQRGQS, from the coding sequence ATGGGCTCGGCTTCCGGGGTTGAACGAGGTGTAGAGGTTTGGCCGGCGCTGCCTTACAGCGAGTGGGCTGACTGTTGTCAGACGCTGCAGATGTGGCTGCAGATTGTGGGCAAGATTCGGATGCGGCTGACGCCGCATATCAACCATGGGTGGAATGTGACGCTGTATCCGACGGCGCGGGGGCTGACGACGGCGTCGATGTGGTGCAACGCGCGGACGGTGGCGATTCAGTTCGACTTTGTGACGCACGAGCTGGTGATCTCGATCGACGATGGCGGACAGAGAAAGATCCCGCTGCGTTCGATGACGGTGGCTGCGTTCTATGGCGAGGTGATGGATGCGATGAAGGCGGTGGGGACGCCGGTGAAGATCTATACCGTGCCGTCTGAAGTGCAGAACCCGATTCCGTTTGATCAGGACCAGACGCACAAGACATATGACCGCGAGAATGTAGAGCGGTACTGGCATGTGCTGCTGCAGTCGACGCGAGTGATCACGGCGTTTCGGTCGAAGTTCATCGGGAAGGTGAGCCCGGTGCATTTGTTCTGGGGAGCGATGGACCTGGCATGCACGCGATTTTCAGGCAGGCCGGCGCCGCCGCATCCGAGCATGCCAGGGCTGCCGGATCGCGTGACGCGCGATGCGTATTCGCATGAGGTGTCGAGCGCTGGGTTCTGGCCGGGAGCGCCGGGGGTGGATGCGTTCTTCTACAGCTATGCGTATCCGGAGCCGAAGGGATATCGCGAGTACAAGGTGATGCCGGCGGAGGCGCGATTTGATGCGACGTTTGGTGAGTTCATTCTGCCGTACGAGACGATGCGGCGTGCGCCTGATCCGGATAGAGCCTTGATGGATTTTCTGGAGAGCACGTACGATGCGGCGGCGAACTGTGGAGGGTGGAACAGGAAGGCGCTGGAACAGCGCGGGCAGAGCTAG